The Halobacillus ihumii genomic sequence ATAAGTTATTCATCAGGGGGTAGGGAATGGAACAAAAAATGGTCCGTCGTAAGTTTTTAACCTATATGTGAATCGCAGCTTTACGAAGGCACAGCCGATTACAAATCAATTCATTTCCTTTACCAAAAGAATCATCTAATCACAAAACCATAACTTGAAAGGTTGGTTATTATGCTACAAAACATTGGAATACCAGGTTTAATCATCATTCTCGTGATTGCACTAATTATTTTTGGTCCATCTAAATTACCAGAAATGGGACGTGCATTCGGGACCACCCTAAAAGAATTCAAAAAATCCACTCAGGATCTAATGTCCGATGATAAGCAAAGTCAGGAAAACCAAAACAATTCCAGCGAGCAAAAAGAAAAGCAATCAGCTAACTAAACCAAACAATGGAAGGTGTAAGCTATTCACTTCTGCTTACATCTTCTTTTATCTTAAGGAGGTATGATGATGGCAGCGCAAGAAATGAATCTTGTCGGTCATTTAAGTGAACTTCGTAAGCGGCTTATTATCGTTCTGGGCTCATTCATCCTGTTTTTTATAGCAGCATTTGTTTATGTAAAAGAGATCTATAATTGGCTGAGTCAAGATATTGAAATAAAGCTGGCTGTTCTCGGACCAAGTGAAATTCTGTGGGTATATTTAATGCTAGCAAGCGTTGTAGCTATTACTTGTACAATTCCGATCGTTGCTCATCAGATCTGGCTTTTTGTACGCCCAGCCCTGACACCTAAGGAACAAAAAGTAACACTGGCCTATATTCCTTCATTATTTATCCTGTTTCTAATTGGCATTTCATTCGGCTATTTTGTTATTTTTCCTATTGTCTTTGACTTCTTACTTTCCCTCTCAGAGGGCATGTTTTTCACCTTTTTCACAACTGAGAAGTACTTCCGGTTTCTATTACATATGACCTTGCCCTTCGGCTTTCTGTTTGAACTACCTGTGATCATCATGTTCCTGACAAGTCTCGGGGTTCTCAATCCATACAGACTTCAGAAAGTGAGGAAGTATGCCTATTTTGTTCTCGTTTTGATTGCAGTCTTAATCACGCCACCTGACCTCCTATCTGATATACTCGTCGTTATTCCGATGCTGTTTTTATATGAATGCAGTGTGCTGCTTTCCAAGGTGGTGTACAGACGCAAACAAAAGTTGGCCGTCGCAGCTTAAACTTATATTAGTA encodes the following:
- the tatA gene encoding twin-arginine translocase TatA/TatE family subunit; protein product: MLQNIGIPGLIIILVIALIIFGPSKLPEMGRAFGTTLKEFKKSTQDLMSDDKQSQENQNNSSEQKEKQSAN
- the tatC gene encoding twin-arginine translocase subunit TatC, whose amino-acid sequence is MAAQEMNLVGHLSELRKRLIIVLGSFILFFIAAFVYVKEIYNWLSQDIEIKLAVLGPSEILWVYLMLASVVAITCTIPIVAHQIWLFVRPALTPKEQKVTLAYIPSLFILFLIGISFGYFVIFPIVFDFLLSLSEGMFFTFFTTEKYFRFLLHMTLPFGFLFELPVIIMFLTSLGVLNPYRLQKVRKYAYFVLVLIAVLITPPDLLSDILVVIPMLFLYECSVLLSKVVYRRKQKLAVAA